The sequence tgttttaaatgctatAATAGTAACAAAGCCAACAAAAATCCGTATTCGAATTCTGCTGTGTAAATGACACCCAAGATCCTAAGATCCTATATTATTACAGTGGTTTTTAATTAAGTAATATACATAATGcttgttagaaaaaaaccaccattttCAGATAAGATTCCTTACAACGAACATTTAAACCATTatggttttcttccattttccatttgagATGACACAGACTAGTTAAACAGACCATGATGTCacaatattataaaatataccagaaatatttaacatacaATTTCTTACAAACAATAGACAAATTATTCattcctaagaaaaaaatatccacttGCATTAATTAGTGCTATCATGAGATCAATTTTAACATGCTTTTTGGCAGATAAAAACAGGGGTTTGAGCTTACTTTGGCATTTCAACTTTTACTTAAATAAAGTTCCATGCTTCATACAAACATACGCGTGCatgcacgtgcacacacacacgcaagcctcaactatatttaaaaagtgtGGAGATAAGGAATACCTGATCATCAGCAAACTTAACAAGGGCTGCCATGGGGTCGGCACCaggagaaagaataaatatcagTGGTACACAAGAGTGACtatcagaaaatgcttttgacaAATCAAATGGAGGTGGTTCAATAAATGGACGTCCCAGGTTATGAATGATAAATTCCTGCACCATTGGtattatctaaaaaaaaaaaaaggggggggggggggggggggaatagaaTTAACATGTCCTATTTTTGTGTAACCATTaacacattttaatataaatttcaaGGATAGTACTCCTGCATATAAAATTAGGTACAAGTACAGTCCCAGAGGAATCAATGATTTAGCATGTGCAATCTAGCCAAATAATAGGCTTTAAGCTCAAAGATGCTCTAAGAGGGTTGAAATTGGAAGTCCTAGGCAAATGATCCTTAATCTCACTTCTGTCACCACATCTAGACAGACTAATGTGCTGGTAgaggaaactgcattttttttttctgcacttacTCCAACTGTATTGTGGAGAGGATTTCAATTTTCAGGTCTTATAATGCAACATCTTTCAAAGGTGTTAAGATCTTGGCTTAGAAAACAGCTGTGTACAGCAGTCTGACATACACTGGTGTTAAAACTTCCTACTGAAGTTAACTGGGCTCTGTACCAAAATGAGAGACAAATTATAAAATGATAGCTTAATGCTTTGATCCTGTAAACCCTCACAGATATAGTTATTTTAAACATGACCATTCATTCTctctctggacacactctagAATATTTTACAATAACCACCTCCCctttaaagaaatgcaacaaTGTGTGCAAACATGATACTAAAATCTAATCTCTGAATATGAAAGTTAAGAAATGCTAAAGGTTTCAAATAGCAATGTGAATTCAACTACTTTGGTCACAGTcagtataatattttttaaaattttatatgtaaaattgCTGTATTTGTAACTAGAGTTTTTAACTTGCACTTTTGACATTTAGTtataaaatctgtaattttcatACTGCATTAGCATAGGTACTTTCAGTTAATAAATACATACTGTGACCAAGTACACAAAATGTGacacagagggaagaaagtTGCAGTACCTTCATTTCTCTCAATTGTTCTGCTCATAAACTCACCgttttacttaatttaaaacttaCCCTGCTTTACAGGTGCAACATGTCACCAATTAGTATAATGCCTTAAAttggagagcaggagaaaggctCTGGGCTATACTAATTGTAGGCTTTATAGATGGAGAGGCTTTTGAAAGAGCTTGCTTTGGCTTCCAAGCTCTTGAGTGATTTTAAGGATATGTATGAATATGAGAACCGTTTAAAAACCTTCACAAACTGGCCTTTTCTTGAGAACTGCAAGTGCACTCCTGAAAATGTAAGTCTGAAAATGGATATTTTGACTAcaccttatttttttatatactatGCCTGAATATGAAGTCATTACTAAGTATATTCATGTTCAAGAAGAGTTGTGAGCTTCTGCTAAGCctgaagaagatgaaaaattgaATACTGCAACTTTCCTCTGGTCCCTAATTAGAAATACTGTAGTAGGATGACTGGCTTCTGCATGTGAGGCTCACTAATCTATAGCTATAAAATTGAATATAGTTacttttcttggcattttttgggtgggttttttgtttttttgttcttgtcatTTTGAAGTTAATTTCTTGTATTATGTAATCTTTGTGTTTGCAAACTttcattcacaaaaaaagaagcttaCATTAGAAAAAACAAGTACACATCCAACAGGAAAGACAAAGTAGTAGAATGATCACTACctaaaattcagaaatagaaattattcaAATTTTAGAAAACTTAATGTTTACATCCCCTGCAGACTTTGACTTGAGCATTAAAAAATCCACCTGACTTCTACTTTGGTACACACATGAAACTTCCAGGCTGGATTTCAGATGAGTCATACTGCAAGAGTTATCTGAGAAGGTGTGGCGTTTAATAACTGAAACAAACTTACTTAATTTTTAGTGTTCTGACCAAGTGTAATTCTAAAGTGACAGGAAAACTTAGAAGTCAAAGATGTAGCATTCTGCTcacataatttatatttaaaggtTCTCTATGTCCATGGTCTTATGCtatgttttttctgtgaaaattaaattctttaaagTCCTGGCTATGGCATATCTCATGCACTGCTACTAGTGCATATACTAGACATTATCTGGTTGACAAAGCTATTCTGGTAGCCTGCAGATACCACAGCTATGCAGAAATCCATTCACTACTTGTAGCCTATTCCTTCTTCCTCTACCAGTTGTTTATTTACCTGCTTGTAGTcctcacaatttatttttcagcctgaTCTGTGCTGACAGACATTGTGGGGACAGGCATTATTTGCAAGCTCTCAGAAACAGGTTGCTGAAGTGAACATGAACAGTGTGTTGGATCAGGCTCTAAACTTCTACACTGTCACCTGCAGATGGCAAAGGCTGGCTTTGTCCACTGTCCAAATGCAAATGAACCCGATGtggcaaaatgtttcttttgcttgatAGAACTGGAGGGCTGGGAACCGAATGATGACCCATGGTAAGCACAGATGTAACAATGTTTTTGAAGTATTCCTCCAAACATCTTTGACAACATCCCTGTACTCATAAAATTACCAATTTCTCTGTAACAGTTCACAAAACTGAAGCCTACTGAAAGTTTATCTTACCCCGTAACACTGAAATAGTTCATAATTTGTTAATTATACCCCACACAGTTCTTCatagttctttcatttttgtctccaaagagaatgctttttattcaacaaagtagaaaatagtttttctcAACATTGTAAACTCACTCTAAATCTTCCCTTGTATCTTCTTGGCTCACAGCTAGCTTTTATCTGAGATCAACTAAAATCTATTTCATATGTTTTCTGTATGATACTTTTTCTACTGATAGACAGTAGAAGTACTGAAAAGACCTGTCCAGATTTCTTCACATCTTGAAATGTAACTTTCATGGGTTTAATATCCGTTGTTATTCTGGATTTACATTGCAGGGAGGAACACTCTAAACGTCACAGCTGTGGCTTTTTATCCCTTACTAAGCACTTTGATGACCTGACAATGGAGGAGTACTACATGCTGGAGATGACACGGCTGAGAACCTTCCTTGTAAGTGTTAACCAATAAATCTTAATATACGATTCAAAGCTAGAATGTAAACAAGAACTTCCATCTCTAAGATTTCCAAGTATCAGCAAAGAGTGATTGTGTAAAGCTAGAACATGATCTATTTTGAAGTAATAATTTACATGCATTATTGACTAAGAAATCTGCACCTAAACACTTCTCAGTGTAGTCTATTGTctagtttttgaaagaaaacccatttcctttagaaatgttttctcaacAACTCATTAGAGCCAGAAAAAATGTCGGGTGCAATAAGCAATCAATCTGGGAAACTCTATAATGAGCAGCTCTATCTTTCTCAGGAGGGACGAACACTACACGTGAAAGGACAAAATTTGACCAGATCACTAAGTCACATGTCCAGTTTTGCATGTAAATCAGTCTAAACTTTCAAACTTCAAGgtctttttcaaacattttacagttttactCCTCCCCACTTCTGTGATTTCATGCATGGCATAGTGTTGATATATACAAAAGCACACAAAACTGAGCTGCTTCAACTAGCTGACCAAGGATCAACTGATCTTTGATATACGGACCCCTAATCCTATGGACAGTAAGAATCAGGTGAACCATGCTCCCTGATGAGGAACTGTAAGGGTTCTGCATCTTGCTTCCTGGTGGGTTTGCACAAATAAGATCTTTGTCTTGCTAATAATGTTCCACATTGAAAAATACACCTGGTGACTGTCAAGGTTAAGTATTTAAGTTCCCTGTACAACactcaaatacataaaaataggATCACATGCTGCAGTGGGAGCAGTCTGATATCTTAAATGGTGGACTAAAAGTGAGAAGATGATGATATCTAACCTGAACAGTGAATGATTTAGAGCAGTGTTCCAAGGTACAAAAGGGGTCTTGGccaaaatattactttatttctaAGTATAGCATATAGAAAACTTGAAGCAGCAGCTTCAAGTGGGGACACTTTGCCGTCAAGAACACTGTCACCATTAGCTTGGAAGGTTATGCATTAGGGCTAATTCAGAGCATGCTGCCATCTTGAAGTACCAATATCCTAATACATCCTGAGAAACGAgaaattgtttcttcttcacacagaagaaacaaactgaAGTTTCCCTCCCTgatgtgatttaaaatataactaaaCAGTAGGTTCACAAttgacttaaaagaaaaagtatatgAGACTTAGCCAAAAGTGGTCACTGAACTGAGCCCTACAGGCAAGGCTGGTGGAGGAGTTTCTGAATCAAATGGGGGTATGCATATGACACATCTGCCAAACTGCTCTGCACCATTCAGACAGCAGCATTGCTGACCATAGCCAAAAGTAGACTTCTAAGCTAGAATTAGTAGCAGATTAGTGGGTTTTTTGAGGATTTAAGTTTTGAACATAGTTAAACTAGTCAGATAAATTGCTCAACTGAAAGTCTcaatcttttgctttgctttaagtGCAAAACTGGCAGAAGCATAATAAACTCTTTTGAAGAAGAAGTCACCACAACTAGGCAGCGTCTTGTGGATAACTTCATCTCCAAGCATCAGTATACACCACCACTGCCAGTACCTCTCCATGCTGATCCGTCTGCCCAACATTCTGAAAGCTCATACTGCCagtcaaaaaaaatccaggagaAGTGAAGTGTAAAGTTTGACTCCAAAAGTTTCTTGTCTTTATATGGtaaaaacattcatatttttatctAAGTAGTAATATAAAGCTGAACAGTTGTGTGAGGAAGCATAAAGAATTCCTTTCACAGGCTCTCTGGAACAGAGGTCATAACAGTTTATACTAACTCCTATCTTTCACAATGTGCTTTGTCATTATGGCTAGGTGTGGACTAATAGTAGTCTCACTAACCTGtgaatatatgaaaaatgtCTAAGCAAATACTTATATTCTGGCTTTTAgtaggttgatttttttttttttgaataaagATTCATGACTGTGAGCACCTATTGTGATCTCTGCCATATTCAAGCCTTACAGCTAGACAGACTCAAATCAGAACAGTTCTGCTTCAAAACACTTTCCACAGAACAAAATGGATCTGTGTGTCTGCAATAATTGCTACCTTTAAGCACCTACATTATCTACATTCCTGCTTACCATTACATTATCTTCCTAGATCAGACAAAATTTACCATAGATAGG is a genomic window of Balearica regulorum gibbericeps isolate bBalReg1 chromosome 6, bBalReg1.pri, whole genome shotgun sequence containing:
- the LOC104633063 gene encoding baculoviral IAP repeat-containing protein 5.1, whose protein sequence is MERLLKELALASKLLSDFKDMYEYENRLKTFTNWPFLENCKCTPENMAKAGFVHCPNANEPDVAKCFFCLIELEGWEPNDDPWEEHSKRHSCGFLSLTKHFDDLTMEEYYMLEMTRLRTFLCKTGRSIINSFEEEVTTTRQRLVDNFISKHQYTPPLPVPLHADPSAQHSESSYCQSKKIQEK